The sequence below is a genomic window from Coffea arabica cultivar ET-39 chromosome 4c, Coffea Arabica ET-39 HiFi, whole genome shotgun sequence.
TGTTAACCCAAGGGCCATGAGGGGACCAACACCTACCAGGGAAATAATCATAGTCGATGAAAGGTACATATTACATCCATCCCATTAAACAAAATAACATTTGATTTTAAATAAACATGGCTAACTTGTACATGTAGCTCCCAACCTCTTGTCTTGACGCTTTGGGGTGAGCATGAATTTGATGAGGGCCAACAAATAGCTGACATGATCCACACACAACCAATCATTGCTGCTCTAAGAATTAAAGCAACCTCCTATCATAGTAAGTCTATTCATTTGACTACAGTAATGCTTCTGATTCTCACTATTACATACCGTTGAATATGTTAGGCCCATATTCACCCCAAATATTAATGAAATAAAACTATTCTCTGTGACACATAGCTTTGAACCTATCAACCAAGTTTGCAACTTGTATCTTGATCAATCCTCCGACTACTCAAGCAAATGCGCTTCGTACTTGGTAATGTCAACCTCTAACATCCAGCATAAACTAATAAATGACCTATTCTTAAAGGTCAAACTTTACATCATACCTCCATTACCTAATACATTTTGCCACTTGCAGGTCAAGCAAAAATCAAGAAGCATTCCTGAAATTCATTGCAGAACGAACATATGCAGATCGCTTAAACCTCCTCCCAGCTCCAGTTGATGATACAGTTGTCACTATCAAAAGCTTGACAACTACAAATACGGTAACCATATAATCTGCAATACTCATGCAATTTAAAAACCATCTAAACAGCTGTACACCAATTGAACAGAAGCGACCATACTGGATAAGGGGAATACCAAACCTACTTGACCGGAGCCAGAAAATGTGGTACAATGCATGCCCTATCTGCTACAAGTACCTTAGAGCACGGCCGAACTTGGAATTTGACTGCACGTCATGCCACAAACGCATTCGTGTCAGCCCAGGTATATATACTTTTCTACACAGTTACCTTCTTCCAACTTCATCATTTAAAATCACCAGCAAACAAACAGCAAAAAATAGCCCAAATGAATTACAACAATGATAGATGAGTTCTGTAATAAGTTTCACTTTTTTATTCTTATGCCTTGGGAGAACATATGCTGTGCTTCTTTTCTGTTCCATTTTGCTTGACATCACCTGGTTCATTCTCTTTGCCCGTGAAATCTGGtcattttctctccttttttccatcttttccCATTATCTGGttccccccccccaaaacaacaaaaaactcCTTTCTTATCATAATAATAGCTTGCTTGACTTCCTtaccttcatttttttcattttattttctgaaTTTCCATTTTCTGAATTCCGATATTCAGCAAACTTGATCTATTATAATTATGGTCATGCATACATTTTTGAGCAACTTATATTGCCAACATGTTGAGCATATGAGCTATGTGACACTCTTATTTGTGAATCTCTTAATGTGTTCAATTTAGGCAAATCATTTGATTAGATAATGTGGCTCATGCTATCTTGTTTTCGTTTCTATAATTCCAGAAGTTTGTACATTTTGGAATTTGGTATCAAGTGAATGTGAATTTTGAACCAAATTAGTCTTAATTTGATAAACGATATCTCGGACTTATTAATGGGTTTATTGGCTATCTTACTCTGTGAACGATAAATGTCAATAAATTCTTATTTGTTGGTTGAAATATCAGCGAGTTGGAACTGCAAGACTAAAGCCTGGTATGTCTAGACATGTTTCTGGATTAAATAGGGAGAGGAGATAAAAATGTTTCTGGATTCATTTGGCTCTTAAATAATGAATGATGTCACTCAGTTTCCCTTACATTAAGCATGCATATACAAATTATAGTGCAGGCAATGTATTTGTCACAACTAAATTTACTGGTTACAAGAGCCAAATGATTCTAAGGCTTTGTAATGCTCCAGAAATGCAACTCAAAATATTTTTCCCTCTTCTCATTCTCATGTTTCAAAAACTCATAACTCATTTTAGTTTCACTGAAATGGATTGAAGGTTTTCTAAGTTATGCAGACTTACAGAGAAAGAGTTTTGTTAAGCCTACATTTTGTTAATCTGCTGCTTTTGAGGGACCCATTTTGTTATTCATAGTACTCATTTATAATGTGGATCTGAAGTTACCGCACTTATACTGGAGAAATTGTGCACAATATGTCCTCATGTTCCATATTAAGTAGTTTAAGTGGTTCCTTCATATCTTTTTCCCCCTTATGTAAACAGGTGCAGACTGACGGTACAACTTATAGATCACACCGGCTCAATCACCCTTGATCTCAACGGCAATGATGCTGAGCAACTGCTACCTTTCACTATCGCTGAAATCCAAAAGCAAGAGATACAGGTACAAAGACAAATGGCCCCTTAAACACAACTCAAACTCACTAAATTAATCCATTATTCGCTTATCTTTAAACTTTCATAATCCATTACAGAACAAGCTGGACTGTACCACCATTGAGGATTTTATCAAACAAAACAACCTGGTCTGTTTGGTAAAGAAGACTCAAAATACGTACAATTCAGCTGCTGCAGACAAATATATTGCTATCATTGCTCACATCAGGAACTCAACTCCTGAAGAACTTGCTGTCATATCAAAGTACACTACAAACTATGCAACCACATCAGCATCCTGGAACTCTGGTAGTGCAACAAGCTTAGCTGAAGTAGCAGAAAAAACAGGCCGCATCTCTCAAGGAACTGCAATAGATGTCGCAATGACAGAAATGGAGACGAGGAAAAGAGCTGGCCCACCCAATTTCGACAACTCATCTTCCACAAAGTCCAGCGAAGGAACCAGTGATGCATCACCTGCACAACAAGAGGATGGAACCACCAAGAAGCAACGCAACTGAGAACTTAAGGCTGCCCTATTCAACTATCTAAACTCgtctactactactactataaCTAAATAAGGGACTCCATAGAGCCAAAACTACTGCATTTACCATATCTCCAATCTTCCCTTCATGCACTATTACTACTGGCCTCATTCTCTTACTTTATGGATttctttatggattatatctggTTTGCAATGGTAACTGCTTCTCATTATTTGATGGCTATATCTTCTTGCAATGTTAACATGGCAACAAACCTCCTTCCCCAGAGGCACCAACATTCTTATCTGCCTATACAGTTGAACCACTGTATTGTGGATGTAGGTACTCCACAAATCAACCTCCTTCCTCACAGGCACCAAACACCTGCGCGATGCGCGGGCCCTTCCCCCCTAGTTAAATAGATATGGATTGGTTTATATTTTTTGGACTTTTAGCCTCCATTTATTAATAGAATAAttcatttttttgtaaaataaataaaattttagttGATTAAATGAATGTTTCTTTGAATTATAAATATAgttgataaattaataatttattaattctATTAATACAATTGGTCCTAATGGTATTAATTTATAGAGGTTTTACTGTACATTGAATGTTGTTTATTTAATAATGaatagatcttttttttttcctctttgagATTTCATATGTTTAAGTGAAATTCAGAATTTATATAGGTCACAGTTGAAGATATTAGATTTAGTGGCATAGTTTGGAATTTAATCAAAATACTGTCTTTATTGCAAATAAGCAAAACGCCTATACGCCTATCTTAAATTCTTAATCATCTGTTATCTTCCTTCTCATTGACTTTTTCTCATCTGCATATTCTTTTTCTCCATACATCACTTCTCTatctcttattttctttttcaagttaCGATCTTCTTTCTTTCTAATTCGAAAGTTCTAAAAAATTTTTCCACTTTGCTTCCTGTCCGTCCTCTCCTTCACTATCAACATCCACTCAAAAAAGTAAAGTaccagaaaaattttcaaagcgTCTAAAATGGATCTAATACCCCTATTTTGTGGACAGAAGTACTTTGTAGTAAACCAAAGAGTCTGAAGTAACACAGTTCCTAATGCCCCTCTTAGGTTATGTTTTCAGAATAGGATCGGGTATTGACTCGGTCGAACTTAGGGGTCAGAGGTCAATGGATTCAATCGGGTTCGATCGGGGTTGaatcggatgacgtcataaataaaaattatttaaaaattaaaatattatatgtaaaatatataataacatgttaatattaataaaggtatattcatatatatttgacgttttaaatatatttaaca
It includes:
- the LOC140004999 gene encoding replication protein A 70 kDa DNA-binding subunit D-like is translated as MIYGGDIHFFKRHFQPFRRYYISNAKLETVQPRYSTYTNEYCWVIDNSTVVQQVHESEPPMLPDVFNFKPYGRIYEHIDTDEEIDLLGVAIHVNPRAMRGPTPTREIIIVDESSQPLVLTLWGEHEFDEGQQIADMIHTQPIIAALRIKATSYHTLNLSTKFATCILINPPTTQANALRTWSSKNQEAFLKFIAERTYADRLNLLPAPVDDTVVTIKSLTTTNTKRPYWIRGIPNLLDRSQKMWYNACPICYKYLRARPNLEFDCTSCHKRIRVSPGAD